A genomic window from Ignavibacteria bacterium includes:
- a CDS encoding ABC transporter permease subunit, with amino-acid sequence MTTLKILKYVLYDVLRSKMIIIYTLLLFAISFGIIYTGKDVSKAVISLLNIVLLVVPLVSIIFGTIHFYNSKEFMEMLLAMPVKRKNIFWAEYAGLSIALAAGFMLGTGLPLILYGGAAGSFYLLLSGIFLTFIFTALAFMASVINKDKAKGIGISLVIWFYMSVIFDALVLVLYFVFSSYPLEKATIIVSALNPVDLARILILLKLDVSALMGYTGATLQQFFGSAFGMLFSLGFLLLWAVMPTLLALRVFNRKNF; translated from the coding sequence ATGACAACTCTTAAGATTTTAAAATATGTTTTATATGATGTGCTGAGGAGCAAAATGATAATAATATACACTCTTCTGCTTTTTGCAATATCGTTTGGAATAATATACACCGGCAAAGATGTATCAAAAGCAGTAATAAGCTTACTGAATATTGTTCTGCTTGTTGTTCCGCTGGTGAGCATAATTTTCGGGACTATCCATTTCTACAACTCAAAGGAATTCATGGAAATGCTGCTTGCAATGCCCGTTAAGCGTAAGAATATTTTCTGGGCTGAGTATGCAGGGCTTTCAATAGCCCTTGCTGCAGGGTTTATGTTAGGAACTGGTCTGCCGCTGATACTTTACGGCGGAGCTGCAGGTTCATTTTACCTGCTACTGAGCGGAATATTTCTCACTTTCATTTTTACAGCTTTAGCATTTATGGCTTCGGTGATAAACAAAGATAAAGCCAAAGGTATCGGCATATCGCTGGTTATATGGTTCTATATGTCAGTTATATTTGACGCGCTTGTACTTGTGCTTTATTTTGTGTTCAGCTCATACCCGCTTGAAAAAGCTACAATAATAGTATCCGCTTTGAATCCGGTTGATCTTGCCCGCATACTGATACTTTTAAAGCTTGATGTAAGCGCGCTTATGGGTTATACAGGCGCAACGCTTCAGCAGTTCTTTGGTTCAGCTTTTGGTATGCTGTTTTCTTTAGGCTTCCTTCTTCTTTGGGCAGTAATGCCTACACTGCTGGCATTAAGAGTGTTTAACAGGAAGAATTTTTGA
- a CDS encoding ABC transporter ATP-binding protein: MIKIENLKKKFDKNEALKGVSLALGEGTVAAVMGPNGSGKTTMLKCILGLVKADSGNIYVNDCHVNGECEYRKHIGYMPQYSCFPENLKVKEVMAMIKDIRGNHCVYDEELIEKLKIHEMNDKQIGQLSGGMKQRVSSAAAFLFGGDIIILDEPTAGLDPVSSEIVKNKILEEKKKGKLIIITSHIVSEVEAMADRIIYMLEGKICFSNTKDELYSSTGKATLNQAIASLIKTAESEGKN, from the coding sequence ATGATAAAGATAGAGAATTTGAAGAAAAAGTTCGATAAAAATGAAGCATTGAAGGGTGTATCGCTTGCACTTGGTGAAGGTACTGTTGCTGCGGTGATGGGACCGAATGGAAGCGGCAAGACCACGATGCTTAAATGCATACTTGGACTTGTTAAGGCTGATTCAGGTAATATATATGTAAATGACTGCCATGTTAACGGTGAATGCGAATACCGCAAACATATCGGTTATATGCCGCAGTACTCGTGCTTCCCGGAAAACCTGAAGGTTAAGGAAGTGATGGCTATGATAAAGGATATTCGCGGAAATCACTGCGTGTATGATGAAGAGCTGATAGAAAAGCTTAAAATCCATGAAATGAATGATAAGCAAATAGGGCAGCTCTCAGGCGGAATGAAACAGCGCGTAAGCAGCGCAGCTGCTTTTTTGTTCGGCGGTGATATTATTATTCTTGATGAACCTACAGCTGGGCTTGACCCCGTTTCGAGTGAAATTGTGAAGAATAAAATTCTTGAAGAAAAGAAAAAAGGAAAGCTGATAATCATTACTTCGCACATTGTAAGTGAAGTTGAGGCAATGGCAGACAGAATAATTTATATGCTTGAAGGCAAGATATGTTTTAGTAATACCAAGGATGAATTGTACAGCTCAACCGGCAAAGCTACCCTGAACCAGGCGATAGCATCATTGATAAAGACAGCAGAAAGTGAAGGAAAAAATTAA
- the nosD gene encoding nitrous oxide reductase family maturation protein NosD, whose product MIILAITALNIFGKDIIVNPGESIKSAVELAVNGDRIIVKEGLYKEAEILIDKKLELIGEGYPTIDGFSKGEIIIIRSNSVTVKGFYINNSGFSGMRDYAAIRVEDSKHCNIISNKLINNYFGIYLAGSDSCNVIYNEATSNAVTESSSGNGIHLWKCSYILVKNNTITGHRDGIYFEFATYSRAENNSSFNNVRYGLHFMFSHNDEYVNNVFANNGAGVAVMYTKNVKMINNRFEFNNGSNSYGLLLKEITDSYIENNTFTGNTVGIYSEGGTRLLIAGNEFYSNGYALKILGNCTDDTVRGNNFNANTFDVTTNSSRNSNLFMGNYWDKYKGYDLDKNGTGDVPYRPVGLFSKIVEDTPEAVFLLRSFVADLLDMAERVVPVFTPESLIDETPMMERVIN is encoded by the coding sequence ATGATAATCCTTGCAATAACTGCTCTGAATATTTTTGGGAAAGATATAATAGTAAATCCGGGTGAGAGCATTAAAAGCGCCGTAGAGCTTGCAGTAAATGGTGACAGGATAATTGTTAAGGAAGGATTGTATAAAGAAGCTGAAATATTAATTGATAAAAAGTTAGAGCTAATAGGAGAAGGATACCCCACAATTGACGGATTTTCGAAAGGCGAAATTATCATAATACGCAGCAATAGTGTTACAGTTAAAGGATTTTATATCAATAATTCAGGTTTCAGCGGGATGCGTGATTATGCAGCCATAAGAGTGGAAGATTCAAAACATTGCAATATTATTTCAAACAAGCTCATCAATAATTACTTTGGTATTTATCTTGCCGGCAGTGATTCATGCAATGTGATCTACAACGAAGCAACCAGCAATGCGGTTACCGAGAGCTCTTCGGGCAACGGGATTCACTTATGGAAATGCAGCTATATTCTGGTGAAGAACAATACCATTACAGGGCACCGCGATGGCATTTATTTTGAGTTCGCTACTTACAGCCGCGCTGAAAATAATTCAAGCTTTAATAATGTAAGATACGGGCTGCATTTTATGTTTTCACATAACGATGAATATGTTAATAATGTATTTGCAAACAACGGCGCTGGTGTTGCGGTTATGTACACCAAAAATGTTAAGATGATAAACAACCGGTTTGAGTTCAATAACGGCTCTAATTCATACGGTCTGCTGCTAAAAGAAATTACCGACAGCTACATTGAAAACAACACTTTTACAGGCAACACGGTGGGAATATACTCTGAAGGCGGAACGCGGCTATTGATAGCCGGAAATGAATTTTATTCAAACGGCTATGCACTGAAGATATTGGGCAACTGCACAGATGATACGGTTCGGGGGAATAATTTCAACGCCAATACATTTGATGTGACAACCAACAGCTCACGCAACAGTAATCTGTTTATGGGCAATTACTGGGATAAATATAAAGGATACGATCTTGATAAGAACGGGACAGGCGATGTACCTTACAGGCCGGTAGGTTTATTCAGCAAAATTGTTGAAGATACACCGGAAGCTGTGTTTTTGCTAAGGAGCTTTGTTGCGGACCTGCTTGATATGGCAGAAAGAGTTGTGCCGGTATTTACACCGGAGTCTCTGATTGATGAGACACCAATGATGGAAAGGGTGATCAATTAG
- a CDS encoding nitrous oxide reductase accessory protein NosL, translating into MNRLMNKVLFVLMIAVMGFTNSACSTDPEEINFGVDQCSLCRMNISEHRFGAEIVTKKGKIFKYDAAECMFNALSLGNVNYNDAAGFYVINASNPKQLIDGITASYLISEKLPSPMGANLSAYSKKSDAEANQKQHGGEMKTWDDLLVKFKVK; encoded by the coding sequence ATGAACCGATTAATGAACAAGGTATTATTTGTTTTGATGATAGCTGTTATGGGATTTACAAATTCAGCCTGCAGCACAGACCCTGAAGAAATAAACTTCGGTGTTGACCAGTGCTCTTTATGCAGAATGAATATTTCTGAGCACCGCTTCGGTGCTGAAATAGTTACAAAAAAAGGGAAAATATTCAAATACGATGCAGCTGAGTGTATGTTCAATGCCCTGAGCCTTGGAAATGTGAACTATAACGATGCAGCCGGATTTTATGTTATTAATGCATCGAATCCAAAACAATTGATTGACGGCATTACAGCTTCATATTTGATCAGCGAAAAGCTGCCAAGCCCGATGGGCGCGAACCTTTCAGCGTACAGCAAAAAAAGTGATGCGGAAGCAAACCAAAAGCAGCACGGCGGCGAGATGAAAACATGGGACGACCTGTTGGTGAAATTCAAGGTGAAGTAG
- the nosZ gene encoding Sec-dependent nitrous-oxide reductase produces the protein MKFNLGNFSKRLVSQVASSSILPPITAGLILAITFSVILLAGCGKKEGSTNLNMSEDAASKVYVEPGKYDEFYSFISGGFSGQLAVYGLPSGRLFRVIPVFSVDPEKGWGYTEETKPMLMTSHGFIPWDDSHHSELSMTDGVPNGKWVFLNGNNTPRLARIDLKTFRTAEILEIPNSAGNHSSPFTTENSEYVVCGTRFSIPIKELDVPIESYREKFNGTVSFIKVNPESGNMNVEFQIMTPPFDYDLSHAGKGPSKDWFFFSCYNTEEAFTLLEVNASQKDKDFIMAVNWRKAEQYLKEGKAKDVASEYYHNVYDESKHMATSEVLKTVKMLDPKDCPDMIYYIPCPKSPHGADVDPSGEYIVGGGKLATVIPVFSFSKMLKAIESKQFDGDVAGIPVIKYEAALHGEVQKPGLGPLHTEFDDKGFAYTSMFVSSEVVKWDVKKLEVVDRAASFYSVGHIMIPGGDSKKPYGKYLVVMNKITKDRFLPTGPELTQSAQLYDISGEKMKLLLDFPTIGEPHYAQACPADLLMKNSVKIFKLDENKHPDAIKSVNDARVERKGNEVHVYVGMIRSHFTPDNIEGVKVGDKVFFHVTNLEQDWDIPHGFVVKGLTSSEMLIMPGETQTMVWEPKIATVYPFYCTDFCSALHQEMQGYIRVQPTNSSGEIKFSLGVKK, from the coding sequence ATGAAATTCAATTTAGGGAATTTCTCAAAAAGGTTAGTGTCTCAGGTAGCATCATCATCCATATTGCCGCCGATCACAGCGGGTCTTATTTTAGCGATAACATTTTCTGTGATACTGCTTGCAGGATGCGGTAAAAAGGAAGGCTCAACAAATCTGAACATGAGCGAAGATGCAGCATCAAAAGTATATGTAGAGCCCGGTAAATATGATGAGTTTTATTCATTTATATCAGGCGGGTTCAGCGGTCAGCTTGCAGTTTACGGGCTTCCTTCAGGAAGGCTGTTCAGGGTTATCCCTGTATTCTCTGTCGATCCCGAAAAAGGATGGGGTTATACCGAAGAAACAAAGCCTATGCTTATGACCTCGCATGGATTTATACCATGGGACGATTCACATCATTCTGAACTAAGCATGACAGACGGTGTGCCAAACGGCAAATGGGTTTTTTTGAACGGGAACAATACGCCAAGGCTTGCGAGAATTGACCTCAAAACATTCCGCACCGCTGAAATACTTGAAATACCAAACAGCGCAGGAAACCATTCTTCACCTTTCACCACAGAAAACTCAGAATACGTAGTTTGCGGAACACGTTTCAGCATACCAATAAAAGAGCTTGATGTGCCTATAGAAAGCTACAGGGAAAAGTTCAACGGTACAGTAAGCTTTATTAAAGTGAATCCCGAGAGCGGAAACATGAACGTTGAGTTCCAGATAATGACCCCGCCGTTTGATTATGACCTGAGCCATGCAGGAAAGGGTCCTTCAAAGGACTGGTTCTTCTTTTCATGCTACAACACTGAAGAAGCTTTCACACTTTTAGAAGTTAACGCAAGCCAGAAGGATAAAGATTTTATTATGGCGGTTAACTGGAGAAAAGCAGAACAGTATTTAAAAGAAGGCAAAGCAAAAGATGTTGCCTCAGAGTACTATCATAATGTTTATGATGAGAGCAAACATATGGCTACCAGCGAAGTGTTAAAAACAGTTAAGATGCTTGATCCCAAAGACTGCCCTGATATGATATATTACATCCCCTGCCCCAAATCACCCCACGGCGCTGATGTTGATCCCAGCGGTGAATATATAGTTGGCGGCGGCAAGCTTGCAACGGTAATTCCGGTGTTCTCTTTTTCAAAGATGTTAAAAGCTATTGAATCTAAACAGTTCGATGGAGATGTTGCGGGAATTCCTGTTATAAAATACGAAGCAGCATTACACGGTGAGGTTCAGAAACCGGGATTGGGCCCTTTACATACAGAATTTGATGATAAAGGCTTTGCATACACATCTATGTTTGTAAGCAGTGAAGTTGTTAAATGGGATGTAAAGAAGCTTGAAGTAGTTGACAGGGCTGCATCTTTCTATTCTGTAGGACATATTATGATACCCGGCGGCGACAGCAAAAAACCTTACGGCAAATACCTTGTTGTAATGAACAAGATCACAAAAGACAGGTTCCTGCCAACCGGTCCTGAGCTGACACAATCAGCGCAGCTTTATGATATTTCAGGAGAGAAGATGAAGCTGCTGCTGGACTTTCCAACTATCGGTGAGCCGCATTATGCACAGGCATGCCCTGCAGACCTGTTAATGAAAAACTCAGTTAAGATATTCAAGCTTGATGAAAATAAACATCCCGATGCAATAAAATCAGTTAATGATGCCCGTGTTGAAAGAAAAGGGAATGAAGTTCATGTATATGTAGGAATGATAAGATCACACTTTACCCCCGATAATATTGAAGGAGTTAAAGTGGGTGATAAGGTATTTTTCCACGTTACAAACCTTGAGCAGGACTGGGATATACCGCATGGATTTGTGGTAAAAGGATTAACATCATCAGAAATGCTTATAATGCCGGGTGAAACACAGACAATGGTTTGGGAACCCAAGATTGCAACAGTATATCCGTTCTACTGCACTGATTTTTGCAGCGCGCTTCACCAGGAAATGCAGGGATACATAAGAGTTCAGCCTACAAATTCAAGCGGAGAGATAAAGTTCTCGCTGGGTGTAAAGAAATAG
- a CDS encoding cytochrome c, translating into MKALFYNKKIISVSVLCLTLAISVIAFNGCKNDEFGIGPVKEEMKLAPVDAALYAKGETIFNSKCITCHKFGSRLVGPPLKDVTKRRRPEWIMNQILNPVEMAQKDKVTKELFAQYLVQMTFQDVTHDDARALLEYMRAVDEGKVTPKE; encoded by the coding sequence ATGAAAGCATTATTTTATAACAAAAAAATTATATCAGTATCTGTGTTATGTTTAACCCTTGCGATCTCTGTTATTGCATTCAACGGGTGCAAGAATGATGAGTTTGGAATTGGACCGGTAAAGGAAGAAATGAAGCTTGCCCCGGTAGATGCAGCATTATATGCTAAAGGTGAAACAATTTTTAACTCAAAATGCATTACCTGCCATAAATTCGGTTCAAGGCTTGTGGGGCCCCCGCTTAAAGATGTGACAAAACGCAGAAGACCGGAATGGATAATGAACCAGATACTTAACCCAGTAGAAATGGCTCAGAAAGATAAAGTGACCAAGGAATTATTTGCGCAATATCTCGTACAGATGACATTCCAGGATGTAACCCATGATGATGCAAGAGCGCTGCTTGAATATATGAGGGCAGTTGATGAAGGTAAAGTAACTCCAAAAGAATAA
- the ric gene encoding iron-sulfur cluster repair di-iron protein, with the protein MLIQKETKVGDVVAENFHAAKVFESYGMDFCCGGKRTIEEACRTKGIDTGSLLAELEKLNANNPASAHFDKWEADFLTDYIINNHHAYVNNAISTIEHHLQKVVYAHGVRHPEVCSIEYIFTELKNELLEHMAKEERMLFPYIKKLSFAIKNSIEMPAAPFGSVDNPIKVMETEHDNAGLLLKKMNALSEGYIPPQDACATFKVLYGELREFEEDLHMHIHLENNVLFPKAKAMEEKLKKVYSTL; encoded by the coding sequence ATGCTGATACAAAAGGAAACAAAAGTAGGTGATGTGGTAGCGGAGAATTTTCATGCCGCAAAAGTATTTGAAAGCTACGGTATGGATTTCTGCTGCGGCGGAAAAAGAACTATAGAAGAAGCCTGCAGAACAAAAGGTATAGATACCGGCAGTCTTTTAGCGGAGCTGGAAAAGCTGAATGCCAATAATCCTGCTTCAGCGCATTTTGATAAATGGGAAGCTGATTTTTTAACAGACTACATAATCAACAATCACCACGCATACGTTAACAATGCAATTTCAACCATAGAGCACCATCTGCAGAAAGTAGTGTATGCGCACGGCGTAAGGCATCCGGAAGTTTGCAGCATAGAATATATTTTTACTGAGCTGAAAAATGAGCTTCTTGAGCATATGGCAAAAGAAGAACGAATGCTGTTTCCTTATATAAAAAAGCTAAGTTTCGCAATAAAGAACTCAATTGAAATGCCTGCTGCGCCTTTCGGTTCGGTTGATAACCCGATAAAAGTAATGGAAACAGAACATGATAATGCCGGTTTATTGCTTAAAAAGATGAACGCATTATCCGAAGGATATATTCCTCCGCAGGATGCATGTGCAACTTTTAAAGTGCTTTATGGCGAGCTTAGAGAGTTTGAAGAAGATCTGCATATGCACATTCACCTTGAAAACAATGTTCTTTTTCCTAAAGCAAAAGCTATGGAAGAAAAATTAAAGAAAGTTTATTCAACATTATAA
- a CDS encoding Crp/Fnr family transcriptional regulator: MLKDNLKKVYIFSGLDDDELDTLSAIVKQKTFNKGDIIFFDTEPYLGFYITVTGLVKIYKISRDGKEHILHLIPPFNTFAEVPLFENFNEMFEESFRYPANSMALEDDTRVLLIPARQFRELLENNSKICIKMVSGFAKRLRHLNHHIEELTLKDVTRRVAGYILTEQKKSQNSETISLNISKNDLAAYLGTIPETLSRTLKKLQDEDMITVNGKVIKICDMDRLKDFVV, from the coding sequence ATGCTTAAAGATAATTTAAAAAAAGTATACATATTTTCCGGTCTGGATGATGATGAGCTTGATACCCTTTCAGCTATAGTAAAACAAAAAACCTTCAATAAAGGTGATATTATTTTTTTCGATACGGAACCGTACCTTGGGTTTTACATCACAGTTACCGGACTGGTAAAGATATATAAGATATCAAGGGATGGCAAGGAGCATATACTTCATCTTATTCCTCCGTTCAATACATTTGCTGAAGTGCCGCTGTTTGAAAATTTCAACGAGATGTTCGAAGAAAGCTTTCGCTACCCGGCAAACTCAATGGCGCTGGAAGATGATACCCGGGTGCTGCTGATACCTGCCAGGCAGTTCAGGGAGCTGCTTGAAAATAACTCGAAGATATGTATAAAGATGGTATCGGGATTTGCGAAACGATTAAGGCATCTGAACCATCACATCGAAGAGCTTACGCTTAAGGATGTAACCCGCAGGGTCGCCGGTTATATACTTACAGAACAAAAGAAATCACAGAACTCAGAAACAATATCACTTAATATCAGCAAGAACGACCTTGCCGCATATTTAGGCACAATACCCGAAACACTTTCACGTACATTAAAAAAACTGCAGGATGAGGATATGATCACAGTTAACGGTAAGGTGATTAAGATATGTGATATGGATAGATTAAAAGATTTTGTTGTGTGA
- a CDS encoding B12-binding domain-containing radical SAM protein, producing the protein MSDILFANTYFLKHDLKEFRNMNLYAPLGTLYAAAYVMQKGYTAALFDTMLADSEEDLKASLAQHKPRYMVIYDDTFNYLTKMCLTRMREAAFRMSEIAKEFGCTVIVSGSDSVDHLEKYFRHKVDYAICGEGEQTLGELLDYLQNIFASEAKQSHKQNLPHNINGLAFLENGKITRTAPRKVLKELDTLPYPAWELVDLAKYRELWLKHHGYFSMNLVTTRGCPFHCNWCAKPVYGQVYNSHSPQYIAGQVKLLKEKYSADHIWFCDDIFGLKPGWVKGFDEAVNKDSIKLPFKCLSRADLLLKEDNISHLANAGCESIWIGAESGSQKILDAMDKGTTIEEIYEATRLLKKHGIKTCFFLQFGYTGETMNEINQTIKMVNDLMPDDIGISVSYPLPGTKFYERVSSQMKKKHNWELSDDFEMMFDGTYSTEFYRVLHKRVHKEYRTRQLLHEPLKRFTSLWKLPVYAAGWMASSRKLRSLN; encoded by the coding sequence TTGTCCGATATCCTGTTTGCAAATACGTATTTTTTAAAGCATGACCTGAAGGAATTCCGCAACATGAATCTTTATGCGCCTTTGGGTACTCTGTATGCCGCAGCATACGTTATGCAGAAAGGCTATACTGCCGCCTTGTTTGATACTATGCTCGCAGATTCTGAAGAGGACCTGAAGGCATCACTTGCACAGCATAAACCCAGATATATGGTGATATATGACGATACTTTTAACTATCTCACCAAAATGTGTTTAACCAGGATGCGTGAAGCGGCTTTCCGTATGAGCGAAATCGCAAAGGAATTCGGCTGCACTGTGATAGTATCAGGCTCCGATAGCGTTGACCACCTTGAAAAATATTTCCGGCATAAAGTTGATTATGCCATCTGCGGCGAGGGAGAACAAACCCTCGGTGAACTTTTGGACTATTTACAAAATATTTTTGCGAGCGAAGCAAAGCAATCCCATAAACAGAACCTCCCGCATAACATCAACGGACTCGCTTTCCTCGAAAACGGCAAAATAACACGCACCGCTCCAAGAAAAGTATTAAAAGAACTTGATACACTGCCTTACCCCGCATGGGAGCTGGTTGATCTTGCAAAGTACCGTGAGTTGTGGCTGAAACATCACGGGTATTTTTCCATGAACCTGGTAACAACCCGCGGATGTCCCTTCCACTGCAACTGGTGCGCAAAGCCCGTTTACGGGCAGGTGTATAATTCACACTCACCCCAATATATTGCGGGTCAGGTTAAGCTGCTTAAAGAAAAATATTCCGCTGATCATATCTGGTTCTGTGATGATATCTTCGGGCTTAAGCCCGGCTGGGTCAAAGGTTTTGATGAAGCTGTAAATAAAGATAGCATTAAGCTTCCCTTCAAATGTCTTTCACGGGCTGATCTTTTACTGAAGGAAGATAATATTTCGCATCTGGCAAATGCGGGGTGTGAGTCGATTTGGATAGGCGCGGAATCAGGTTCACAAAAGATACTCGATGCCATGGATAAGGGTACAACAATTGAAGAAATCTACGAAGCAACCCGCCTGCTGAAAAAACACGGCATCAAAACATGTTTCTTCCTGCAGTTTGGCTACACCGGTGAAACAATGAATGAGATCAACCAGACCATTAAAATGGTTAATGACCTTATGCCGGATGATATTGGTATTTCGGTTTCATATCCCCTGCCCGGAACGAAATTTTATGAGCGCGTATCATCGCAGATGAAGAAAAAGCATAATTGGGAGCTCTCGGATGATTTCGAAATGATGTTCGACGGGACTTACTCAACTGAATTTTATCGCGTACTGCACAAACGCGTTCATAAGGAATACCGCACCCGCCAGCTTCTTCACGAACCCTTAAAACGCTTCACATCACTCTGGAAACTGCCCGTGTATGCCGCGGGGTGGATGGCAAGCTCGAGAAAACTGAGATCTCTAAATTAA
- the tnpA gene encoding IS200/IS605 family transposase, whose product MGQSLTKNYVHIIFGTKNNFPFIKSPVESELHSYIGGICRKLECTPIKIGGYTDHVHIVCLLSKKIALMKLIEEVKSHSSKWMKTKGELLKKFYWQDGYGAFSVNPSEIDKVVAYIENQHDHHRMKTFKEEYLAFLKKYKVDYDERYIWE is encoded by the coding sequence ATGGGGCAATCACTTACAAAAAATTACGTTCATATAATATTCGGAACAAAAAATAATTTTCCTTTCATAAAATCTCCGGTAGAAAGCGAGCTGCATTCATACATTGGCGGAATATGCAGAAAGTTAGAATGTACTCCGATAAAAATTGGCGGTTACACTGATCATGTTCATATAGTATGTCTTTTATCCAAAAAAATTGCATTAATGAAATTGATCGAAGAAGTAAAGTCACATTCATCAAAATGGATGAAGACAAAAGGTGAATTATTAAAAAAATTTTATTGGCAGGATGGATACGGGGCATTTTCTGTAAATCCTTCAGAAATTGATAAGGTTGTTGCATATATAGAAAACCAGCATGATCATCACAGAATGAAGACATTTAAAGAAGAGTATCTGGCATTTTTAAAGAAGTATAAGGTTGATTATGATGAGAGATATATTTGGGAATAA
- a CDS encoding DinB family protein: MTNIQHINKLLKDHYNGDPWIDVTIIKTLRSLPAKQAALKPAGMNSIWQIVLHMISWRNALIARVKDKPVRHPENNFIFEIKNTTAGAWKDTIKKFEKSQKDILTFLGKQKDSHLEKISPASGYSYYELVLSIIIHDTYHLGQIVLIKKMIDEG, from the coding sequence ATGACCAATATTCAGCATATAAACAAATTACTGAAAGATCACTACAACGGTGACCCGTGGATAGATGTAACAATAATAAAAACACTGAGGTCATTGCCTGCAAAGCAGGCGGCGCTGAAGCCGGCGGGAATGAATTCCATCTGGCAGATAGTACTGCATATGATATCATGGCGCAACGCGCTTATTGCACGGGTTAAAGATAAACCCGTGCGGCATCCTGAGAATAATTTTATCTTTGAAATAAAGAACACAACTGCCGGTGCATGGAAAGATACTATCAAAAAATTCGAGAAGTCACAGAAGGATATATTAACTTTTCTTGGTAAGCAAAAAGACTCACACCTGGAAAAAATATCACCTGCCAGCGGTTATTCATATTATGAGCTGGTATTGTCGATCATTATTCATGATACATATCATTTGGGACAGATTGTGCTGATAAAGAAGATGATTGATGAAGGATAG
- a CDS encoding GNAT family N-acetyltransferase, translating into MEEIKIVNKTLELADSFRDALDSVARERTWLAFTEAPSYEHMRKFVSELIRDNDIQVYAVLNETVVGWCDITRRKREVFAHTGGLGMGILKPHRGKGLGSRMMEECIKQARVNGLEKICLEVYSHNAAGIALYKKFGFIEEGKKIREAKLDGKYMDEYVMGLQL; encoded by the coding sequence ATGGAAGAAATAAAAATTGTAAATAAAACTTTAGAACTTGCGGATTCATTCCGCGATGCGCTGGATTCAGTAGCGCGCGAAAGAACCTGGCTTGCATTTACTGAAGCGCCGTCATATGAACATATGCGTAAATTTGTATCAGAGCTTATACGAGATAATGATATACAGGTTTACGCAGTGCTTAACGAAACTGTTGTTGGCTGGTGTGATATTACACGCAGAAAGCGTGAAGTATTTGCTCATACAGGCGGACTCGGAATGGGTATCTTAAAGCCGCACCGCGGCAAAGGTTTGGGCAGCCGTATGATGGAAGAGTGCATTAAACAGGCACGGGTTAACGGTCTTGAGAAAATTTGCCTCGAAGTCTACAGCCATAATGCTGCAGGTATAGCGCTGTATAAAAAATTCGGATTTATTGAAGAAGGCAAAAAGATCCGTGAAGCAAAATTGGATGGCAAATACATGGATGAATATGTTATGGGGCTCCAACTTTAA
- a CDS encoding ASCH domain-containing protein: protein MTPEEFYIQYLKSLGKENEFSSGDYIVDKFGDSPEMADELLEPVLSGLKTATCSALWEWEHEGGDIPKPGLLSVIVDGKGEPRCIIETVEVTLKNYNEVDAAFARDEGEGDLSLDYWREAHIRFFTRTLPAIGREFADDMPLVCERFKVVWK from the coding sequence ATGACACCCGAAGAATTTTACATACAATATCTTAAATCACTCGGCAAGGAGAATGAGTTTTCTTCCGGGGATTATATAGTTGATAAATTCGGTGATTCACCTGAAATGGCGGATGAGCTGTTAGAGCCCGTACTCAGCGGTTTAAAAACTGCGACATGCTCAGCATTGTGGGAGTGGGAGCATGAGGGCGGCGATATTCCCAAACCCGGGCTGCTTTCTGTTATAGTAGATGGTAAAGGTGAGCCCCGTTGTATAATTGAAACAGTTGAGGTCACTTTAAAAAATTACAATGAGGTAGATGCAGCCTTTGCGCGGGATGAGGGCGAAGGGGACCTATCATTAGACTATTGGCGCGAAGCGCATATAAGATTTTTCACTCGTACACTGCCGGCAATTGGCAGGGAATTTGCCGACGATATGCCGCTTGTGTGCGAGAGGTTTAAGGTTGTTTGGAAGTGA